In Manis javanica isolate MJ-LG chromosome X, MJ_LKY, whole genome shotgun sequence, the DNA window TGTTGACAGTAAGAAACCTCCAGGTGCTGTGAACCAGCCTCAGGAGCTCCACTGCTCCAAAAGCCAGCCACAGGGGATTATCTGAGCCCAGGCCAGCTCCACAGGCAGAGCTGGAAGCGCCATATGCGCAGTGACTCAACTAGCCCCATGGCTAGAAGCAGTTGGCCTTCAGAAAAGGCAAATTGTTGCAATAGCTCTCTGCACCCCTAAATCAGGGGCAGGCACTCTTTTCTCCACATGTCTACAGAAAAttagttttattgattttaattttctacatttttctggTTATTAGCTAGCAGCAGCAGTACAGTACAAAGCAGAAAGGCATAATGTCTGCTTGGTAcctaatatatacacacacacatacatacgcacacacactatgtacatacatacacatatacacacatgcatatacacccatgcacacacatatacatacatgcacataacatatacatacacgtgtgtgcatgtgtgcacccagatatacatacacacacatacatgcacatatacatgcatgcatacacatacacagacatatatatatacatatatacatatatacacacacacacacagacataatcTACTAGGTAAAGACTAGGTCATGATAGACGAGAAAACTAATCAAATGAATAGCACTATCTACCAAGGGGGAGGACTTGTAATTCTGGCCTAGATTTAGCTTTACATCTTTTCTCTGTACAACTCTTCACTCCCAAGTTTTGCAGCAAAATCAATTTATATGTGGTGAAAATGGTCAAGTCCACTGGTTGCCCCATTCAAAGGCAAGGCTTTGCATCTTGCCTCCTACCACTACTGAAACAAAAGCTTGCTGTAGAACAACGTAACGTGTATGTAGGCTACTCAGAGTAAAGTGCAATTTTGCCTAGCCAAGACCTACACTTGCTGGAATCAATTAGCTACTCAGTTTTCAACGTGAAGTGTTCTTTGAcgtggaattttattttaaagaattaaactTTCCTTTCTACCTAGATTAAGTAGAGATGTCGTTAGGTAAGTTCATTTCACTTAACTTGCAACTTTCCAATGTGAGCTTCTGGGGGTGCTTTTGTGACTTGACTGCCGTGCTTATTTAGTAAAATTTGTGtaacaaatacttttaaaagtgtTAAAAATCTGTGAAGGAAATGGGTTCAAAATCAAGCTTGGCTATTTACTGGCTGATTGTGTTACGAGGACAAAGTATGTAACATTGTGGAGCTTGTGGAGCCTACGCCTTTGCAACCCTAACATGGGAACTCTGTTATGACCACATGATGGGCCACCAAGTGGGAGGAGGAGCCttgaatttttttcctcccttggCCTTGTAGCTTCCTTGACCAGTAACCACACCTATACTTCGATTCCATTCTTGAGTGGCCCAGTCTGGCTCCAAACATCAAACCTGGAAACACATAATTGTATGACAATATAGGATTCATTAAGAAAGTGCAGAAAAGATCATTTTGTTCCTGCTTACGAATCTCTTTTATGTTGCCTGagtcattttctctctgtttctggcCACAGGTGGTGATGGGAGGAATCAGACTGATTGAGGCATTAACCTCTCACCCTAACAGAGTGGCTGGGCTGCAAGTGGAAAACGCACTGCAGCTGTCCACAATTACATGGGGGAATAATTTGCGTGAAGGTTCAATGGCACCATTCATACCCTCCTGCCCCAATACTTTCACTCTGTTACTATAACACTCCTAATATACTTTTTCTCGGGGGtgaggggggtggggagtggcatTAAAGGAATCACACTAGCACTAAACAAGCTAAACAGGGACTCACTCTTCCTTCCTGACCTGCTATTCTTCCCCTATACTGAAATCTTGGGCCCACTAAAACTAGGAGGAAAGGCAGTGTTTAGATGAAATCATGGATTGTCTGTTTCCTTTGAAAAggtttaaaaaccaaaatgattgttttttaaaaggattcTGTCTTTTCTACTAGATTGTTTACACTTATGATGAGGCGCATTTCTTCACCAAGTGTTTCAGCACATGCTAGCCGGGTCATGATCCTCAGCACCTGAGAAGCGGTGGGGTATGGAAGCTAGGTGGGCATGGCTGTGATATGCCAAACTGAACACCATTCCCTCTGAAGCGTTAAATATGATCCTGCCTAAAAGTCCCATTCGTCAGTGCACTgggtgagaaattaaagagactaATAATTCGATTGCTGAAATAAATGCCTATGCTAGATTACAATAAAAGACACTCTCCCGATTCATCTCTTCattccagaaaaataattccttcagctttgctctgtataacagagagaaaatagattgCTTTACTTTACCCTGGCTTATTCCATAATGTATGCCAAATCCCTTAAGTCTTTAATATTGTTGAAttcaaactgaaaacaaaatggaatCTGTGGAGATAGATGATCCAAGCATGATTCTGAACTTCTTTAAGCATCCAACTAGATAGATACAAAAATGGTTCAAAAACTGGGATCAAatgcagtaaaaaaagaaatggttaaaGTAAAAATGGCACATTTCTAGTATTGTTACTTCCCCCTAGGCACATGGTAAACCACATCAATAAATAAAGCAAGTGACTTTTCAGTAATATACACTTAAATAGTTATAAACACACTCATAGAAAAAAAGGATACAGTAgtgcaaaaaaataaattattagaacACAAAGAAGTATGAACATTATTATACACAACACTATATAAACACCTGAACCACTTGGAATGAGATCTCAAGTCAGTGTAATAATGCAGCAACATTATTAGTATCTTTGCTTCACATTTCAAGCACACAATCATTTatctacaaaagaaaattaaagcaaaaccACTTTAAATGGTCAGAAAATTTTATGTCAAAATCaaactaatttttgttttttctgggcTCTTAAACACCTGCTGTGCATGTAGTTGTGCAGCATGTCCAGAAGCATCTTAAGGCAGAAAGTTTCAAACAAGATGCCATTCTTTTAGCCTTTCTActccctttctctctgcaatCAGCAGTAAGGTAATACCTCTGTTTGCTACTTCCTGCTGTAAGATGTTATTGCAATTAGATATATTTACAAGACACCTCCcctgagggcagcagggagggtgGGAGCTCCTCTTCAGCAATCCACTCTCACTAGTTTTGGTTTCGGGATATAAAGGCCAGAACTCGTCGAATACCGTTCAGTCTATCCTTTAAGGACCTCATTGCTAGGAATGGGAGCTGAGCTCGGCTTTCCAATGGGAGAACTGCTaatgtccaccagcaccaggctgGACCATTCGGGTTCATCTGTAACACAGAAAGACAATGGTTTATCCCATTCCCACGGAGGGGATACCAGTCTGCCGGCGTCCAAAGCTACACCGTAAACATTCCAGGTGAACTGCTGCTTTGTATGGCACACTGCTAATTACTCCCACAGCTATTTCCCCCTGATCTTAGCTGGGCATATAAccacccaggaaaaaaaaaagactatatttCTCAGTCTCCCCTTCAGCTAGATAAGGCCATAGACAAAGTTCTGGCTAGTGAGATGTAAAGGGGAGGGATATGTGTAACTTCTGGGTGATGTCCTGGGAAAAGGACACGTGCCCTTGGCTTTCCTCTTTCTGCCCCTTTCCCCTAACTAGAACGCAAGACGTGGTGATGGTCAGCCTTTCTCTTCCTGGAGGACAAGGGCAACATTCTAAGGATGATAGAGCTTTGTGATGAAGGAATGACCTCACGGAATAGAATTCCCCAGCCCTACAGGACTTATGCCCTCTATCTTGTTTAACCTACAGTTATATTTGGTAGTTGTTAAAGCAAACAAACTGCTATCCTACCAGATATACTCTACTTCCTAGCCAGTGTGATTTCATGAGCTGGAATATCCACTGCTCAGTCTCTTCCACTTCTGAGATTCTGTTTAGATCGTTTGGACTGATGCATACAACATGTGGGCCTTCAATTACCAAGAACCCTTTAGGCTTTGCATGTCTCTTAACTCTCTTCATTCCCCTGCTTCTAGCTGAAGGCAATGTAGTCCACATATGTCATGTCAGCATATAAGGCCACAGCTAGCTTCTCCCCTGAAACCAAAGCCTATGACTCACAGCCCCAAAGCACAGAAACCCTGCTTTGCAAAACTCCTATTAGAAAACACATTCACATTAGAAATGTGTACTGTCCCCAGGTTTCCTTTTAATAGAGTGTTCCCATCCCACATAAATCCTTCACCACAATTCTCTTTGTCAGCAGCTTCCCAGGTACACATTTTAGACATTGGTGACTTACTTCCTACTAAGCCAGAAATGAGCTTGCCGCCCACCACTTTCAGAAGGTTGGTTTTAGGACTGCAGAGAACCACATTCTGGTCAAACCACCTGCACATGGGATTATGTGTCTCCAAACTGGTTCAACTGATTTCTCCCCAACCTCACTATCCtctgcttctctgtgcctctaGCTTTGTTTGGATCCTTTTTTGGCCCTTGCTGCAGGCTGTAACAGACTATCCCTCCTGTTACCAGTCCTGAATATTAGATTGACATATTCTGCACTGTCTTTCTCAGGATTAACAAAGATATTTAAGCTGATGTTAATACTGTGGCTGTTTTTCAGAAACCTACTCCTGAGGCTTAGGGCAGTCTTATTAAAGGCACCACTGGGGCTGCAGCACTGACTCAATGAAACTGGATgggatttctttttcctgctgccATCAAAACAACCTAACAgtcctaaaaagaaaagaaaagaaaaccaagattCCAGCTTTCTGTGTCATTGAGCCCTTATGAATCACCATGGCATCTGTGTTTTTGCTTGTGGAAGATGCTGTTACCATTGCTGGTCACTATCTTCTGCCTGAGTGGAGGCGAATGCTTTCCAGAAGGGGACGGGAACATTAAGCTTGATCATGAGCTTGCGCAGAGCTGAGCTGTAGTCCTGTGTCACAGTGGCCCAGAGCCAGGAGCTGGGTCACAGGAAAGTGCTAGGCGACCCTTCTCCCTTCAATATTTACGACACATTTGCATGGGGGAAAGGAGCACCTTTGTGGCCTGGAGAAAGCAAGATACTTCAGTCCATTAGGCAACAGACTGGTGCTTTACAGCCTCAGAATACAAGGCAAAGATGAGACTTTAGAGACCTCCTCATCTACCTCCCTCATTTCAGAGATGAGAGAAAAGTTGAAAGGGCGGAAgggacttacccaaggtcacacagctagagagGTTAAGCATGACCAGTCTTTGGCAGGGAAGTCAGAATATATGCATTCTATTTTACTGTGTTGACACAGTCAGGGATGAGTGTAAAGAATTAAGGAAGATAGGGAAGTGATAATGTCAGACAACCAGCTCAGAATGTGGGGAAGGTGATGGTGGGCAAATATTTGACTAGGATATCTACAGCCTTGTCCTAGAAGGAAAGGATCCTCCTACTTATACCAGGCAAGCAAAGCTTGGTAAAACTTAATTTCCACTCTCCCAGAGGGCTTCTGTCTCCCCAGGGAAATAGACTGAGCCACTAGAACCTAATGAGCTGCTTTCAAGAATAGCTcagccaagtaccaaatgatttcactcatatgtggagtataagaacaaaggaaaactgaaggaacaaaacagcagcagaagcacagaacccaagaatggactaacagttaccaaagggaaagggactggggacgatgggtgggaagggagggataagggcggggaaaaagaaagggggcattatgattagcatgtatagtgtggggggggcatggggagggctgtgcaacacagagaagacaagtagtgattctacaacattttactacgctgatggacagtgactgtgaaggggtatgtgggggggacttggtgaaggggggagcctagtaaatataatgttcttcatgtaattgtagattaatgataacaaaatttaaataaataagaatagctCAGCCAACAGTAAATTTAAAGATTGGGACAGTTTTCTCAGGACCTGCTTGCCCCTGCTAAGGACAATGACAAGGGGCTAGAACTGCAGGGCTAAACATGGAGGAACATAGCTTTGAAGTTTCTATGGTGTTGCAGCTGGAATCCTATAAGGTAGCTGGCCCTATCTCCTAGCTCCTGCAGCAGTGGGGGCAAAGGGTCATGAAGCTCCCTGCAAGTGGCTACCTTTGGTCTCACCTCCCAGGATACTCTTCTCTTAGGCCTGACCTTTGTGTGAATCTTGTCACCCTATCACATTATCATGGTATGAATCTGGACTCCCAGTGAAGGTTCGTCTGTGGACAGTGTCTCTGTTCCCATACTCTCACCTGACTTCTCTTGAAAAACCTGTCTTGGATCCCAGTTCTCACTGCTTTACTTTAGTTACTCCAGTTCTGCCTTGGGATCCTTTTGGTCTTACCCATGATGCCCACTGCCCAGCCAAACAATACCAAATTGGATCCATCTTCCTCTCTGCACTTTATTTGCTGGATGGCAACGATGCACCCATCCAATCACTAACCCTAAGCTCTCTTACTTGCAGGGAGTGGGGGGGCAAAACTGTTACAAAAAGACATTTCTATATACCTGGGGATCAGCATCTTTCTCTGGCATTGGACCAAAGTGGTTGAGAATCCGATTCTTCAGAGACGGTTTGAGCGAGTGAAACCATGATGATGCCTGCTCATAGACACAGTTATGTAATCCCATGAGCTCAGCACAATCCTCTCCTTGAACCTGAAAGCACCAAAGTGGAAGTGAAGCATTCTGTACCTCCTCCATCACTCCTAGAGCCACTGTTGACACCTGACTCTCTTTGAGCATCCAGCCTGTCTCCCTATGGGAAGGCTTCCCAGCCCAGCTTTCTCCTGTGTGGTATGTGAAAGGCTTCTGAGCCAGATGATGAACTGTGTGTAAATACTGTGAGGGTTGAGGAAGGAGAAAGGTGCAGCTGGATAAATTAGCTGAAACAGCAAGACATATAGAAAACAACAGATGTAAACTAGCCTGAGTGGAGGCGTACTTTTAAACTAGGTGACACTGGTTTatgcctctctcttctttttgtttttaacaccTGCTCTCCCATTGCTCATGGGGCAAAATATCTGTATGTCTCAGTGTGCAACTTGATCTTCCAAGTCAAATGCATTTATTtgttgataaaatatttattaattttgtactaTATAGTGAAAGCAGAAATATATGAACATGGGATTACTTCCCACTTCTACTCTTTAATCCAGAAAAACAAGGATTAACTGGACATGTCCTATTTCTGCCTTTTGGGACAATGGATTATTGGGAAGGGTTCTTAGCCAGgttgcacatttaaaaatacaaatgtgcatgtgaatctacaattgtctcaaaagaaaaagttttcaagtataaataaatcaatataataAACAGACATGTGTATTCTCCTCTGCAGATCTATCCCTCAGTACCCGACAAGAGCCTTAACTCCTAAGCTGAATGGGCCTCATGGCTGGTCTGGCGTGGCATTTCTTATGCACAAATACAGTGCAGCCACTAAGTGGAGAAAGCCAGGACACTGGGCATTCTCAGTGCCATCTGACAATCGAATGGCATCTGGCAGAAATTTGGTGAGGAATCCCAAGGCCCCCCCAGAGCTGAGAGATCTTTTGGGAACCACTGTTGTCTGCCAAGGCAGTAGTAGAGCCTGGCTTTGGGACTCCTGGCACCGGCCACCATCACCTTTTGGTCTTCAATGTACTCAATGTCGGCTGTGTTGTAACCATCCCGCTGGCCCTGATGGAGGACCTTGAAGCGCCTCTTGCCTATACTGTCAACCACTGAGCGGCCATCCGCAAAAAACTGTACATTTCTGATCTCTAGGATGCAGCCATATTCCGCAAACCTGTTGAGAAAAAGTCAAGAAGGTAAATTAGCGATGAGTTCTTTCCCTGGCCTGGCCCCCAGCCATTTCTGTAACCCCATGCTATGCCTTAAAGGATTTCTGCCTATTTACCTGTCCAGGGTGTACAGATGCAGCTACACAACAGGCAGTGCCTGTGTGAAACATCCTAACATGTTAGTATACCTGCTACTATATATTGAGCATAGAGTATGTGCTAGACACTATGCTCAGTGCTTTATGTGCATTAACTCACCAAAATCCTTCCAACAAACCCAATGAAATAGGCACTACTATTGTATCCACTTTACAGATATGAAAACTGAAatcacagaaaggttaagtaactttcccaaagtcaaACTGGATCCAAGTCTGGAGCAAGAATATGAACCCAGGCAATTTGACTTTGGGGCCCACACTCTTAGCAGAACCAGTTTTATAGAACCAATTCAACAAAAGGTTATGCCTGGGATTTCTTTAACTAGGCAGCCTCTTAGGTGGTTAACTAAGAGTCAGAGGGATCCTGAACCTTGCAAAGGCTCATGGTTGGGAGCTGGCTAACTCTCATGAGTGGTGCCTCCCCATTTCCTGAGAGCATCCCGCAGTAAAACATAAACCCCCTCCAGCCAGCCTTCTTTACTCACTTTGATCCTCACTTACCCTTTCACAGGATCTCCAAGGCACATGCCAAACTGCCTTGTGCCTGTTTCAATGCATCTACGAATCATCAGACGGTAACAAGGCTCAAAGATGTGCAGGGGACAAGGAACAGTGGGGTAGGCCATGGTACACACGAAGATAGGCACATTCTTATTCAAGCTATCAGGAAGAGCAAATGACATGGATCTCAAAGCAATGGAGACCACAGAAAGGTTGGTTGAACATCACCGTATGGCTCCCCAGAAGGAAGACTAGGAGATAGCAGGTTTTGATGgctaaaaaaaatactgaaatgcaACTGATGCTGGGGCTAAGTCCCATTCTGTGGTGCAGAGGTTAGCCTCAGGGATAACAACATTAAATGGACATTCTACACATTCTAATTTGGCTAAGGAAGTTCTCTAGTACCTTCACTTTGAGGGTGATAGTTACACTtcatgcttttcctttctttcttgcaTGCTCTCCTCTCAAAacaatcttttcatgtgtcgtgCTGGCAGTATGGGAAGGCAATAAAAGCCGACTGAGTTCTCCAGAGGGATGGTGGGACAATCTCTGTGGGTGCCCATTATCTCAAATTTGCAAAGCCCCCAGAAGATCTGCATGGCGGGCCCAGGTGGGAGGAAAAGGGAACAACAGAGAGGCAAGAGTAATCTAGCCCAGTGATGTTCAAGTGCTCCTGTGCATATGAACCACTGGGGGCCCTTACGTCCAGACAGGAGGGCTGTGGCATCCCGAGACACACTGGTGCATTAACTCCAGATTCGGACCCAGGAGTCTGCCCTCCAAAAAGTACCCATGAAGATTCAGACACATAGCCTGCCAGGGAACCACCCGCCAGACCGGCTCCTCCTGGATCACTGTTCTCTTGTTTGTCTAGTAAAACCAACACAGGGACATCTGAACACAAAATTAACTCCAAAGGATTAAGTTTAGGATTCCTCTACACAGAAATCCCTCTAGTGTATCCTAGTGTTTGTTAATAAGAAATTAAACAGTATTTAAGAGGAGGGCTCCAAGAGTCTCAAGGCAAACAtaagaatcagaaataaagacGTCCCAAGTAGGTCTAGTACAagacagtgagaaaaaaaaggatgTCATTTCTAGCTTCCCAGGGAAACATGTTGTTAAAAGTGAGAGACACATTAAACAAATTGGTGGCAATTTAGAAATGTTCTCTATGAGGTGGGTCTAAACCCAGGACAGCTTTTGCCATTGGGCACCTCGCCCCTAAAAGGCTGTAAGGATTCCCCTGTGGATGGGGAGATGGGAGGGGCAGCAGTATGAGAGGCAGAAACAAGTGACTGCCTCCTGCTTTTTCTGCTAAGTGTTCTTCCAGCCAGGCAGAAAGCTTGGAGCCCTACTTCCATCTCCATCCCTACCCTCCACCTCTCACAATACCTGAATTTGGCAGAGGAAGCATGAAACAAACAGCATTCTTACTACTGCCATTTTTTAAGTACTTCTATAAACTAGCTTATTTGATCTTCCTAACAAGCCTATGAGATAAAAACTACCATTATCCCCAAGCTcagaatgaagaaactgaggcccagagaggttgagtgacttgcCTAGGGTCAAGAAGTATATTGACTTTGTGGCAAAACTGGGTCATAAGCATTAGTGTGGCTGACACCAAAGTTCTTAACCTCTTAGCACCCccttatatatttgaaaacagtcttctgcaagtagtgactctatagcatcttactacgctgacggacagtgactgcaatggggtgtgggagggacttgataataggggggaatgttgtaaccacaatgttgtgcaTATGAAACATTAATGAGactgtttatcaatgataccttaatgaaaaaaaagtctTCTGTATACTTTGTAAGTTTGCCTTGATTAAGCTATCCAATTTACTCCTGCCAGAGACACCCAGTTGTTACTAGTGAGTGCCAAGATGTAACCTGCTCAGAGGTTTTGGCTTATGCCTCTTCAGTATTATGCTGGTAAATGTTGAACAACTGGCATGCCAGGTGGGGGTAAAGCCCTAGTTTacagcatttgccaatttctatggtgtaaatactcccactgtGGCCAATTTCAGGCTACCAACATGATATCACTAAATGAGGAGTTAGGAAGAAATGTTCACAGTCAGCTCTATGGGCTAGtatgagtgaaaatgaaaatagaaacatgtTTATACATACTTAGAAAGTTCTTCCATTTCCTCTTCATAAAGCCTCCTTCGCTCCTTGAGTTCTTCTGGGAGGAATTTAGCTATTAGCTCTTCCATTATGacatttttgctgtattttcttgatGCTAAACACTATACGGGGAACAAAGCAATTAAATATTATGCAGTCATCAGAAAAACATAGAGCACTCTGATATCATCAATAGTTAAATGACCCACATATTGGAATGGTTTGGACCCTCCCATTAGCAGCTGTTATTATCATAATGTATGTGTTCTCTGGATGTTagggtttaattttaaaaaacacatgcaATTAATTCCataactagaaaaatattttaacaaaggGAAAAGACCTGCACTGAAGTTTTAATAATCTCAGATCTTTCCTAAAATACTGACACTGAGATCATGTTCTTgtcaaaaaagggagaaaatctttccctttcttttttcagatTATTCTGTCTCTATCTGGGATATGCTGAAAATCCATGGTCAGATGGTGCAGGGAACTAAAAAGCCACTTTCAATCACTAGTTGAAACCATTCAATCACTGACCCTTTCCTGCCTTGttccacccaccctgccccaatGCTTGGTTTGTGGATATTGCAAgtctaagtatttttttctcatctaactttggtttaaaaaagaaaacagctaaATATTGTTGATTTTGTCTATTTGTTTTTCAATAGGCCATCTAGGTTATCACTGAAATTATGTTAAACCATGACTTCAGAACTGAACTTGGGCTCAGCCTGTCACCATTACCCTCCCCTCAAACACCTCGATGCCATGCATACTAGGGATCTGTGAGTATTTAATTGTTGTGGCTATTTAACTGTTGTCAACCAGTCAAAGGGAGTTAAAACATCTGCAGAGAATCGCTCGCTAGGGAAACTACCCGCACAGACCCAGCAGGGGGAGCTCCTGGTTTAAAACTGCTGCCTTCAGAcaatttttcctttcccaggatGGGCTATGTCTGCCTATTTTGCAGTGAACATGATTTGAATAAGATAATTATCTCTCTGGAAAATGGTGTCAGTGTGACCCTGTGTGAATACACAGAGATAAATGAGAATATCTTCTAGCCCCTGCATCCAGGACCCCCACAGCATGTGCTTCCATAAAGCCTTTTCAGCTACTGCTACGGCTTGCCTACAGTAGAATCAACAGCTTTGCCCACTCCAAGTCTGTGGGGAAAACCAGTGACTCAGAAGATAGCCAGTCCAAACAGCAGGTGACTCCTCTGCtgatgcaaaaacaaaaacccaggaaACGCACATACTATAACAGTGGTTTTCTCCAGGTGATGAGCATATGGGtagatttttcttctctctgcttatCTGAATTTCGTAGTGTAACCACaacacaaatatattattaaGTATAAGGACCATGGGATTCTCTCAGGCCAGCAAATCCCACCCCTGTACCTAGGTAAGGTATGACACTGACCCTCCCCACAACCTAATATACTCCTCAGGGTTATCCTGGGTGATTACTCACTCCATTCCCTTAGTTTAAGTGTCGGGTTTGGGGAAAACTCAGCATGTGATTTCTCTAGACCTACAATCAGCTAGAACAGTCTTGTGTCTTCAACCTCTTCTCAGGGATGACAGGGGTCAAAGAACATTAATACTGACTGTAAAATGTGATACAAGTCcctgaaggaaggaaaacaagatGGATTTCCAAGTCTTCTTGTGTTATAGGCAATTCCATCAGCTCCCTTTGAAAAACAAAGGTGGCAGCTTGTGTGATGCATTTTAGAAGACCTGGAAGCCCCAGAGCTTTTCAAGTAGCCAAATATTTGCTAGTAAGTACAGTGGTTCTTGAGGGGTGGGACAAGGACCACAATGAGAGTCTATGAGGTCTTTCTGGGGA includes these proteins:
- the LONRF3 gene encoding LON peptidase N-terminal domain and RING finger protein 3 isoform X3; this encodes MGFKAHFRKAQALATLGKVEEALREFLYCVSLDGKNKRARSEAQRENPELPHCSRQEEAAAGGDCSSLMSPAKVQGHGQRDNMKDQEGEEEKGDAASIKTGKCQEKKRKHYQIEPQDPEMPNKASKPDPPTDLGAEPAVSVPLTSFDASDLECSLCMRLFYEPVTTPCGHTFCLKCLERCLDHNAKCPLCKDGLSQCLASRKYSKNVIMEELIAKFLPEELKERRRLYEEEMEELSNLNKNVPIFVCTMAYPTVPCPLHIFEPCYRLMIRRCIETGTRQFGMCLGDPVKGFAEYGCILEIRNVQFFADGRSVVDSIGKRRFKVLHQGQRDGYNTADIEYIEDQKVQGEDCAELMGLHNCVYEQASSWFHSLKPSLKNRILNHFGPMPEKDADPQMNPNGPAWCWWTLAVLPLESRAQLPFLAMRSLKDRLNGIRRVLAFISRNQN